From Ursus arctos isolate Adak ecotype North America unplaced genomic scaffold, UrsArc2.0 scaffold_11, whole genome shotgun sequence, the proteins below share one genomic window:
- the NEIL2 gene encoding endonuclease 8-like 2 produces the protein MPEGPSVRKFHHLVSPFVGQEVVKTGGSSKKLNPASFQSLWLQDTQVHGKKLFLRFDPDEEFGSLGNISLPESLEKGERKEEASDQKQASGPSSQKISHPSSQSLELVAPRGDHGLERLRGDTPAEGAERWLQVSFGLFGSIWVNEFSRAKKANKRGDWRDPIPRLVLYFGGGGFLAFYNCQMSWSSSPVVRPTSDILSEKFDRGQALEALGQEQPVCYTLLDQRYFSGLGNIIKNEALYRAGIHPLSLGSLLSPQHLEALVDHAVEFSADWLQGKFQGKQQHTQIYQKEQCPGGHRVMKEAFGPPGGFQRLTWWCPQCQPRLPPDGQAQVQIS, from the exons ATGCCGGAAGGACCATCTGTGAGAAAGTTTCACCACTTGGTCTCCCCCTTTGTGGGGCAGGAGGTGGTCAAGACAGGGGGCAGCAGTAAGAAGCTGAACCCTGCTAGCTTCCAGTCCCTGTGGCTCCAAGACACCCAG GTCCATGGAAAGAAATTATTCCTTAGATTTGATCCAGATGAAGAATTTGGGTCCCTTGGCAACATCTCACTGCCAGAGTCtctagaaaaaggagagaggaaggaagaggcctCGGACCAAAAGCAGGCCTCGGGACCCAGCAGCCAGAAGATCTCTCACCCGTCTTCTCAGTCCCTGGAGCTTGTTGCTCCCAGGGGAGACCATGGTTTGGAGCGTTTGCGGGGAGACACGCCTGCAGAAGGTGCTGAGAGGTGGCTGCAGGTCAGCTTTGGTTTGTTCGGCAGCATTTGGGTGAACGAGTTCTCCAGAGCGAAGAAAGCAAACAAGAGGGGCGACTGGAGGGACCCCATTCCAAG gtTGGTCCTGTACTTTGGTGGTGGTGGCTTCCTGGCATTTTATAATTGTCAGATGTCTTGGAGCTCTTCCCCCGTGGTCAGACCCACCTCTGACATCTTGTCAGAGAAGTTCGATCGAGGACAAGCCTTGGAAGCTCTGGGCCAGGAGCAGCCTGTCTGCTATACACTGTTGGACCAAAGATACTTCTCAGGCTTAG ggAACATCATTAAGAATGAAGCCTTGTACAGAGCTGGGATCCATCCCCTTTCTCTCGGTTCGCTCCTCAGTCCTCAGCACCTTGAGGCCCTCGTGGATCACGCGGTGGAGTTCAGCGCAGACTGGCTTCAGGGCAAATTCCAGGGCAAACAGCAGCACACGCAGATCTACCAGAAAGAGCAGTGCCCTGGGGGGCACCGGGTCATGAAAGAGGCATTTGGGCCTCCAGGAGGCTTCCAGAGGCTCACCTGGTGGTGCCCGCAGTGCCAGCCCAGGCTGCCACCCGACGGGCAAGCGCAGGTCCAGATCTCCTAG